The Spiroplasma citri genome has a segment encoding these proteins:
- a CDS encoding pentapeptide repeat-containing protein: MNEYLEYEALDLRGAKLRGVNLQDFDLRWDNLQEANLWGTKLRGADLQWANLSCVDLQDVKITKEQLDQLTVIGEDK, from the coding sequence ATCAATGAATATTTAGAATATGAAGCATTAGATTTACGAGGTGCTAAATTACGAGGTGTTAATTTACAAGATTTTGATTTACGTTGGGATAATTTACAAGAGGCTAATTTATGAGGTACTAAATTACGAGGTGCTGATTTACAATGGGCTAATTTATCTTGTGTTGATTTACAAGATGTTAAAATCACAAAAGAACAATTAGACCAATTAACTGTTATTGGGGAGGATAAATAA
- a CDS encoding lipoprotein, translating into MKKILSLLGTFTLIGTTTTSLVACNTQLQYNEDELKKLKAENKINTDNQEIKYNLVWIAPQEKPFITVDNKYYFIVWRGDKNDDWKIIKFKHFEQKEKVLDKYDTYELKTSHFGGDLFIYKNGFVGYDWNKDDGTYFKSVYRWNLDIQEPNLIVNKDGVIQVS; encoded by the coding sequence TTGAAAAAGATATTAAGTCTTTTAGGTACGTTCACCTTAATAGGGACAACTACAACCAGTTTAGTTGCTTGTAATACACAATTACAATATAATGAAGATGAATTAAAAAAATTAAAAGCAGAAAACAAAATTAATACTGATAACCAAGAAATCAAATATAATTTAGTATGAATAGCACCACAAGAAAAACCATTTATTACTGTTGATAATAAATATTATTTTATTGTGTGGCGTGGTGATAAAAATGATGATTGAAAAATTATTAAATTTAAACATTTTGAACAAAAAGAAAAAGTTTTAGATAAATATGATACATATGAACTTAAAACATCTCATTTTGGTGGTGATTTATTTATTTATAAAAATGGATTTGTAGGTTATGATTGAAATAAAGATGATGGAACTTATTTTAAATCAGTTTATCGTTGAAATTTAGATATACAAGAACCTAATTTAATAGTTAATAAAGATGGTGTAATCCAAGTTAGTTAA
- a CDS encoding DNA methyltransferase — protein MDQSIKFDVIIAGPPYNIGKDFGNNIDYMELKKYINWTKKWIKLCLNFLSDNGLLYIYGFSEILARIVAQFPIEKQRFLIWHYTNKTSPSSNFWQRSHEAILCLWKDQRPNLEIDQIREPYTDSYMKLNVKERMNTKGRFGTKTTIYKVNEKGALPRDVIKIPALAAGTGMVKRHFMCKDCNNKLYHSSEKRTWKS, from the coding sequence ATGGATCAGAGTATAAAATTTGATGTAATAATAGCAGGCCCTCCATACAATATTGGAAAAGATTTTGGTAATAATATTGATTATATGGAATTGAAAAAATACATTAATTGAACTAAAAAATGAATTAAATTATGTTTAAATTTTTTATCTGATAATGGTCTATTGTATATATATGGATTTTCTGAAATTTTGGCAAGAATTGTAGCTCAATTTCCTATTGAAAAACAAAGATTTTTAATTTGACATTATACTAATAAAACATCACCTTCTTCTAATTTTTGACAAAGATCACATGAAGCTATTTTATGTTTATGAAAAGATCAAAGACCTAATTTAGAAATTGATCAGATAAGAGAACCTTATACAGATAGTTATATGAAATTAAATGTAAAAGAGCGCATGAATACAAAAGGAAGATTTGGAACAAAAACAACAATTTATAAAGTTAATGAAAAAGGTGCATTGCCTAGAGATGTTATAAAAATACCTGCTTTAGCAGCAGGAACAGGAATGGTTAAACGCCATTTTATGTGCAAAGATTGTAATAATAAGTTATACCATTCAAGTGAAAAAAGAACGTGAAAATCATAA
- a CDS encoding Mbov_0399 family ICE element protein, producing the protein MKAIILFLLASTLFPNSMTYYYLQNQTNKLQQDNYSINNLKLMQTQSVAPIYPTFTKNFNNGFYSYQVHQQQSAVKRYEYAVDISQYANNNNQFFNYYNSININFSLSFFHHNNYNDTLTKRIQNKSSAYPDNYSYFISQVNSRGANGGWSTNWNDFLAVYSLSFDDDTNTHEGIAWDYRVSGNMFYFYVYIVVIAGGNDKVTSAGAGVNIKSLTFNSSHDVNKLKNNLNSALSKTLDFTSNYSGSLTDHSNIKDPTGQGNDLPTKLNEIIRKQLGNEYDSWANFIQPPSFSDETRKATTLIKFRNPETGQQEVWTFVTPINLRLSSGYWANIILKRLHIIPGKIVDKNDSTKVMVTDEPETLAPPNIAESYGGKYRYHTSIGMEFDALKQADDGTINPEYVEINGQPVSVLDNKFSATLEDKRITGTNKQHSYRIDIYYKDRTYQEQYTIEIVIETLVPNLQLKWYAWDPNNNPDQAELVKKTLPDGKPNPKYDSEINPSTGTKTQILWVKHKSEVPTPLDPLNKNGEVINPEKNPQDYDLGFIAEGSISGMGVNQVFNDQNITSVYRRAVNASNLLGVASPTDRQKNQQIQSDQTGNYWADTGIWHYTVTMADGTTAQKYAIIGVEYQNKYPRFLDTIDNNQAVEFWSTIHGVHLKNYLVDVKKLNTEQMLALNYEQVASYWKEYASDIIAQKVPPDPNPANYYDISGNFPAIKMNEIDTNKIRTLVLSYAQNYINQKVSGAVLGNDYTVVTKEGVDINSNPDALQSLLDNATSPKYLDIKIKAKPLSSLLIGEAKGSIKNSKNYDPEKVVDLSKIKFKSGKYNFEGYTIEKLKQWIIDNINKGLYPKYSQLVFNQDYGISINKIPPEDDSHNNVPGYFDDIIFKDFLDNTTQTKKITVFLYANNASDLTTGMTSFSLENDVNAIVPPDIPPGPIEPIDPNKPIIPGDNSNDGSDKRYLRWLLPIIIIPIIGIIIGGIWFYFRFKKRIR; encoded by the coding sequence ATGAAAGCAATTATTTTATTCTTGCTGGCAAGTACATTATTTCCAAATTCAATGACATATTATTATTTGCAAAACCAAACTAACAAGTTACAGCAAGACAATTATTCAATAAATAATTTAAAACTAATGCAGACACAGTCTGTTGCCCCAATTTATCCAACTTTTACGAAAAATTTTAATAATGGTTTTTATAGCTACCAAGTTCACCAACAACAATCAGCTGTTAAACGATATGAATATGCGGTTGATATTTCACAGTATGCCAACAATAATAACCAATTTTTTAATTATTATAATTCAATTAACATAAACTTTAGTTTAAGTTTTTTTCACCACAATAATTATAATGATACGTTAACAAAAAGAATTCAAAATAAAAGTAGTGCTTATCCCGATAACTATAGTTATTTTATTTCACAAGTTAATTCTCGTGGAGCAAATGGAGGTTGAAGTACTAATTGAAATGATTTTTTAGCAGTTTATAGTTTAAGTTTTGATGATGATACCAATACCCATGAAGGAATTGCTTGAGATTATCGTGTTAGTGGGAATATGTTTTATTTTTATGTTTATATTGTCGTTATTGCCGGAGGAAATGATAAAGTAACTAGTGCTGGCGCAGGAGTAAATATTAAATCGTTAACATTTAATTCTAGTCATGATGTTAATAAATTAAAAAATAATTTAAATTCTGCATTAAGTAAAACATTAGATTTTACATCGAATTATTCTGGTAGTTTAACAGATCATAGTAATATTAAAGATCCAACTGGCCAGGGAAATGATTTACCAACAAAATTAAATGAAATCATAAGAAAACAACTAGGCAATGAATATGACAGTTGAGCAAATTTTATTCAACCACCGTCCTTTTCTGATGAAACACGGAAAGCAACAACCTTAATTAAATTTCGGAACCCAGAAACTGGCCAACAAGAAGTATGAACATTTGTTACTCCCATTAATCTTCGCTTAAGTAGTGGTTATTGAGCAAATATAATTTTAAAACGATTACATATTATTCCAGGAAAAATTGTTGATAAAAATGATTCAACAAAAGTGATGGTTACTGATGAACCAGAAACATTAGCACCACCAAATATTGCAGAGAGTTATGGTGGAAAATATCGTTATCATACTTCGATTGGAATGGAATTTGATGCTTTAAAACAAGCTGATGATGGAACAATTAATCCTGAATATGTCGAAATTAATGGTCAACCAGTTTCAGTGCTAGACAATAAATTTAGTGCAACATTAGAAGATAAACGAATTACTGGAACAAATAAACAACATAGTTATCGAATTGATATTTATTATAAGGACAGAACTTATCAAGAACAATATACCATTGAAATTGTAATTGAAACGCTTGTTCCTAATTTGCAATTAAAATGATATGCTTGAGATCCAAATAATAATCCTGATCAAGCTGAACTTGTGAAAAAAACCTTACCAGATGGTAAGCCTAATCCAAAATATGATTCAGAAATTAATCCAAGTACAGGAACTAAAACTCAAATTTTGTGAGTTAAACATAAGTCAGAGGTTCCAACTCCACTTGATCCGTTAAATAAAAACGGAGAAGTAATTAATCCAGAGAAAAATCCACAAGATTATGACTTAGGTTTTATTGCAGAAGGTTCAATTTCGGGAATGGGTGTGAACCAAGTTTTTAATGATCAAAATATTACTTCAGTTTATCGGCGTGCTGTTAATGCCAGCAATTTATTAGGTGTTGCTAGTCCCACGGACCGACAAAAGAACCAACAAATTCAATCTGATCAAACAGGAAACTATTGAGCAGATACTGGAATTTGACATTATACTGTTACAATGGCTGATGGAACAACTGCCCAAAAGTATGCAATTATTGGAGTAGAATATCAAAATAAATATCCACGCTTTTTAGATACTATTGACAATAATCAAGCTGTTGAATTTTGATCAACTATTCATGGAGTGCATTTAAAAAATTATTTAGTTGATGTTAAAAAATTAAATACTGAACAAATGTTAGCTTTAAACTACGAACAAGTTGCTAGTTATTGAAAAGAATATGCAAGTGATATTATTGCTCAAAAAGTTCCACCAGATCCAAATCCAGCAAATTATTATGATATTTCAGGTAATTTCCCAGCAATTAAAATGAACGAAATTGATACAAATAAAATCCGTACTTTAGTTTTAAGTTATGCCCAAAATTATATTAATCAAAAAGTAAGTGGCGCTGTTTTAGGAAATGACTATACGGTTGTTACCAAAGAAGGCGTTGATATTAATAGTAATCCTGATGCTTTACAATCACTATTAGATAATGCAACAAGTCCAAAATATCTTGATATCAAAATTAAAGCAAAACCATTATCATCATTACTAATTGGTGAAGCAAAGGGAAGCATTAAAAATTCAAAAAATTACGACCCAGAGAAAGTCGTAGATTTATCAAAAATTAAGTTTAAAAGTGGGAAATATAATTTTGAAGGTTATACGATTGAAAAATTAAAACAATGAATTATTGATAATATTAATAAAGGTTTATACCCAAAATATTCTCAATTAGTTTTTAACCAAGATTATGGAATTTCAATTAATAAAATTCCGCCTGAGGATGATAGTCACAATAATGTTCCCGGATATTTTGATGATATCATTTTTAAAGACTTTTTAGATAATACAACACAAACAAAGAAAATAACTGTTTTTTTATATGCAAATAATGCTAGTGATTTAACAACCGGAATGACATCTTTTAGTCTTGAAAATGATGTTAATGCCATAGTTCCACCAGATATTCCACCAGGTCCAATTGAACCAATTGACCCTAATAAACCAATTATTCCGGGAGATAATTCAAATGATGGTTCTGATAAAAGATATTTACGATGATTGTTGCCCATTATTATTATTCCAATAATTGGAATAATAATTGGTGGAATATGATTTTACTTTCGATTTAAGAAAAGAATTCGATAG
- a CDS encoding lipoprotein: MKKWLSIIGAIGLTATSTTTLISCKKENNNKNEEDNKPELPDNQQHNPQKPPKGSNWKLINGFVNEKNNDNKNYIGIIKIENGFIIIKWIGKYIDYKYQYINIYRWDGVGEPTLPQIDKNTGEITDWKEQKRN, encoded by the coding sequence ATGAAAAAATGACTTAGCATAATAGGAGCAATCGGATTAACCGCAACAAGCACAACAACACTAATCAGTTGTAAAAAAGAAAATAATAATAAAAACGAAGAAGATAATAAACCAGAACTACCAGATAATCAACAACATAATCCACAAAAACCACCAAAAGGTAGTAATTGAAAATTAATTAATGGTTTTGTTAATGAAAAAAATAATGATAATAAAAATTATATTGGAATTATTAAAATTGAAAATGGTTTTATAATTATAAAATGAATTGGAAAATATATAGATTATAAATATCAATATATTAACATTTATCGTTGAGATGGCGTTGGTGAACCAACATTACCTCAAATAGATAAAAATACCGGTGAAATTACTGACTGAAAAGAACAAAAAAGGAACTAA
- a CDS encoding DNA methyltransferase, which yields MKKERENHKLIIHPTQKPTELTEKLIFSRINGNNGRTLIPFAGSGSECTVAEINNIEYLGIELNPEYENDLKSFHSLFKGRRCEAW from the coding sequence GTGAAAAAAGAACGTGAAAATCATAAGTTAATAATACATCCTACGCAAAAACCTACTGAATTAACTGAAAAATTAATTTTTTCACGTATAAATGGTAATAATGGAAGAACTTTAATACCATTTGCTGGCTCAGGTTCTGAATGCACAGTTGCAGAAATTAATAATATTGAGTATTTAGGTATAGAATTAAATCCTGAGTATGAAAATGATTTAAAATCTTTTCATAGTCTCTTTAAAGGTAGAAGATGTGAGGCATGATAA
- a CDS encoding restriction endonuclease PLD domain-containing protein, whose protein sequence is MEENKGLRELLLLENIKEDEFFSYKYINIKNNTTFNELDPSFDINNYLATYLSKNNEVISKTKQSNKILVSIQREREFDFYKNRSSIPLSESFLYTNEYSSKLLDDFQKEMIISDEVSIIVPFISKPILRKIENIIESLNKRNKQINMITTTFDGTGNYVDLEELCKLIDFYSNFKVKVEDVDNTKKRIHGKGYIFKRNTGFSTAILGSSNMTVTGLITGGEWNIKISEFKDQKLFNEIKMAFAKNWNKNLIDLSNQPLLI, encoded by the coding sequence ATGGAAGAAAACAAAGGATTACGTGAACTTTTATTATTAGAAAATATTAAAGAAGATGAATTTTTTTCTTATAAGTATATTAATATTAAAAATAATACTACTTTTAATGAATTAGATCCTTCTTTTGATATTAATAATTATTTGGCAACTTATTTATCAAAAAATAATGAGGTTATTTCTAAAACGAAGCAATCAAATAAAATATTAGTGTCAATACAAAGAGAACGTGAATTTGATTTTTATAAAAATCGTTCTTCAATTCCTTTATCTGAATCTTTTTTATATACTAATGAGTATTCTTCAAAACTATTGGATGATTTTCAAAAAGAAATGATAATTTCTGATGAAGTATCAATCATAGTACCTTTTATTTCTAAACCAATTTTAAGAAAAATTGAAAATATTATTGAAAGTTTAAACAAAAGAAATAAGCAAATTAATATGATTACAACAACTTTTGATGGAACTGGAAATTATGTTGATTTAGAAGAACTATGTAAATTAATTGATTTCTATTCTAATTTTAAAGTAAAAGTTGAAGATGTTGATAATACTAAGAAACGAATTCATGGTAAAGGTTACATTTTTAAAAGAAATACAGGATTTTCGACAGCAATTTTAGGTTCTTCAAATATGACAGTTACTGGTTTAATAACTGGGGGCGAATGAAATATTAAAATTTCTGAATTTAAAGATCAAAAATTATTTAATGAAATTAAAATGGCTTTTGCTAAAAATTGAAATAAAAACCTAATTGATTTATCCAATCAACCATTATTGATTTAG
- a CDS encoding AAA domain-containing protein, giving the protein MKKNILTILSEYKKRLLNDKSVGDIFLTKINTKSKNIINFLDLLFLSNQSPEKVWKDINKKENLIITKLSGETIREICGYVGGIINKSKNDEEFASHLKQHAFNKYPILHYSKILEFIFTLFVKKDGKKVSEESLLKLEKIISEETTKIFNKFIRILQDAKLYSFERNINPLYIGWPYIEGLTQSQKVFRAPLLLWPLNELSRTKTKIVLATKHDEILLNSAIRLSQIKDSNYNVAEFSFDSLTLTDDIFQKAITDLKTLGFKVKNEDKINNLYNLNYYKQNEQLSSNISDNFEKYLANNYQVNNLGLVFDCYLGMYNISSTTLYRDYCDLEKVIDNSVSQIFQNEYNIEEDWAENQLRYQEELNERTVMAINNYDISQKVAIKKALEKNTIIQGPPGTGKSQTISNLIVNNLCRGERVLFCAEKQDAIKVVYNNMKKIQNYCLMITNLEEKESFYQKILDSINNINQLYPEVESAMYLSKMDQLFDNIKKYKIFARQDAYQDYLQFLNNVKNQPLTLDFELLSQFYYFELEYDDYSRHCHRIYQNTMIVQKFLALFNDFPHFAEIYHRFRVKEFKKMLKKAKGLKPHKFLALIFNVLKNNIVSYTINSVDENKFNLFKIEETILIEALTTEFKNIDYFVNRLELIDQNDRLRREDKNYELYAYLGTVVKVEADLPLIYQHYFFHCYQTEHAELLKVGTLNWRKELTKLSNQSMLNTTEYLTYLYHQQIRDVIKVNFIETLPKLIEECRKKTKRSITYFFKNNYELIKVLFPVIMATPDIASQLLPLNHQEFDQLIFDEASQIFVERAIPIIYRAERILVAGDKKQLGPTNFFSSRFDYDGWEQNEELLALETTLTDKSLLDFASKQYNSSMLRFHYRSKYSELINFSNAAFYDNNLIMISNKTKKDFPLKLIDVPDGVWKNRGNIPEAKRIVALLKEIITTRKQQETIGVVTFNEVQKNLIWQYLTEEFEKTPALEQELHRVHNGRNEGLFVKNLENIQGDERDIIIFSIGFARDENNKFTQFFGPLSQAGGENRLNVAITRAKEKIYIVKSFPSSLISEDSKHPGPRYFKYYLEYVEQLNRGKDQKDKVLAKLTTAKSYAQEQQISKINRQFTAEVAAALTAALSGHERYQIATYTVQGTYQIDVTVYDQKKDHYVLGIICDDLTYPIGVEQKEYDFYRQKYLVDRGWKIEAILHSNWLFKNYQVDIINRIVQKIIGK; this is encoded by the coding sequence ATGAAAAAAAATATTCTAACGATTTTAAGTGAGTACAAAAAACGACTGTTAAATGATAAATCAGTGGGAGACATTTTTTTAACCAAAATTAACACAAAAAGTAAAAATATTATTAATTTCTTAGACTTATTATTTTTATCAAACCAAAGTCCAGAAAAGGTTTGAAAAGATATTAATAAGAAAGAAAATCTTATTATTACAAAATTATCTGGAGAAACAATTAGGGAAATTTGTGGTTACGTTGGAGGAATTATTAATAAAAGTAAAAATGATGAAGAATTTGCTTCACACTTAAAGCAGCATGCATTCAATAAGTATCCCATTTTACATTATTCAAAAATTCTTGAATTTATTTTTACGTTGTTTGTTAAAAAAGATGGAAAAAAAGTTAGTGAAGAAAGCTTATTAAAATTAGAAAAAATCATTAGTGAAGAAACAACAAAAATTTTTAATAAATTTATTCGAATTTTACAAGATGCCAAATTATATTCCTTTGAAAGAAATATTAATCCATTATATATTGGTTGGCCATACATTGAAGGATTAACACAATCACAAAAAGTTTTTCGTGCGCCATTATTATTATGACCACTAAATGAACTTAGTCGTACAAAAACTAAAATTGTTTTAGCAACAAAACATGATGAAATTTTATTAAATTCAGCAATTCGTTTAAGTCAAATTAAAGATAGTAATTATAATGTGGCTGAATTTAGTTTTGATTCCTTAACTTTAACGGATGATATTTTTCAAAAAGCAATTACAGATTTAAAAACATTAGGATTTAAGGTTAAAAATGAAGATAAAATAAATAATTTATATAATTTAAATTACTATAAACAAAATGAACAATTATCTTCTAATATTTCTGATAACTTTGAGAAATATTTAGCCAATAATTATCAAGTTAATAATTTAGGGTTAGTATTTGATTGCTATCTTGGAATGTATAATATTTCATCAACAACGTTATATCGAGATTATTGTGATTTAGAGAAAGTTATTGATAATTCTGTTAGTCAAATTTTTCAAAATGAATATAATATTGAAGAGGATTGAGCGGAAAACCAACTACGTTATCAAGAAGAATTAAATGAAAGAACAGTAATGGCAATTAACAATTATGATATTTCCCAAAAAGTGGCCATTAAGAAAGCGTTAGAAAAAAATACGATTATTCAAGGTCCACCTGGAACTGGAAAATCACAAACAATTAGCAATTTAATTGTCAATAATTTATGCCGTGGGGAGCGAGTTTTGTTTTGTGCGGAAAAACAAGATGCAATTAAAGTAGTTTATAATAATATGAAAAAAATTCAAAATTATTGTTTAATGATTACTAACTTAGAAGAAAAGGAGAGTTTTTATCAAAAAATTTTAGATAGTATTAATAATATTAATCAATTATATCCAGAAGTCGAAAGTGCAATGTATTTAAGCAAAATGGATCAGTTATTTGATAATATTAAGAAATATAAAATATTTGCACGTCAAGATGCTTATCAAGATTATTTACAATTTTTAAATAATGTTAAAAATCAGCCATTAACATTAGATTTTGAATTATTAAGTCAGTTTTATTATTTTGAATTAGAATATGATGATTATTCTCGTCATTGTCATCGAATTTATCAAAATACGATGATTGTTCAAAAATTTTTAGCCTTGTTTAATGATTTTCCCCATTTTGCAGAAATTTATCATCGTTTTCGTGTCAAAGAATTTAAAAAAATGTTAAAAAAAGCTAAAGGATTAAAACCACATAAATTTTTAGCATTAATATTTAATGTCTTAAAAAATAATATTGTTAGTTATACGATTAATAGTGTTGATGAGAATAAATTTAATTTATTTAAAATTGAAGAAACAATTTTAATTGAGGCATTAACAACGGAATTTAAAAATATTGATTATTTTGTTAATCGTTTAGAATTGATTGACCAAAATGATCGCTTGCGTCGTGAAGATAAAAATTATGAACTATATGCTTACTTAGGAACTGTTGTTAAAGTTGAAGCAGATTTGCCATTAATTTATCAACATTATTTTTTTCATTGCTATCAAACAGAACATGCTGAGTTATTAAAAGTTGGAACTTTAAATTGACGTAAAGAACTAACTAAATTAAGCAATCAATCAATGCTTAATACAACAGAATATTTAACTTATTTATACCATCAACAAATTCGGGATGTTATTAAAGTAAATTTTATTGAAACGTTACCTAAACTTATTGAAGAATGTCGAAAAAAAACAAAACGATCAATTACTTATTTTTTTAAAAATAACTATGAATTAATTAAAGTTTTATTTCCCGTTATTATGGCAACTCCGGATATTGCATCCCAATTATTACCATTAAATCATCAAGAGTTTGACCAATTAATTTTTGATGAAGCATCACAAATTTTTGTGGAACGAGCAATTCCAATTATTTATCGTGCAGAACGAATTTTAGTTGCTGGGGATAAAAAACAATTAGGACCAACAAATTTCTTTTCATCACGGTTTGATTATGATGGGTGAGAACAAAACGAAGAATTGTTAGCCCTTGAAACAACCTTAACTGATAAGAGTTTACTTGACTTTGCTAGTAAACAATATAATTCTAGTATGTTACGATTTCATTACCGGTCAAAATATAGTGAGTTAATTAATTTTTCAAATGCTGCCTTTTATGATAATAATTTAATTATGATTTCAAATAAAACAAAAAAGGATTTTCCGTTAAAATTAATTGATGTTCCTGATGGGGTATGAAAAAACCGGGGTAATATTCCTGAAGCGAAACGAATTGTTGCTTTATTAAAAGAAATTATTACAACTCGAAAACAACAAGAAACAATTGGGGTTGTTACTTTTAACGAAGTACAAAAAAACTTAATTTGACAATATTTAACGGAAGAATTTGAAAAAACACCAGCGTTAGAACAAGAATTACATCGAGTGCATAATGGGCGGAATGAAGGCTTATTTGTGAAAAATCTTGAAAATATTCAAGGTGATGAACGCGATATTATTATTTTTTCAATTGGTTTTGCGCGGGACGAGAATAATAAATTTACGCAATTCTTTGGTCCTTTATCGCAAGCTGGTGGTGAGAACCGTTTAAATGTGGCAATTACTCGAGCAAAAGAAAAAATTTATATTGTTAAGTCATTTCCATCATCATTAATTTCAGAAGATTCAAAACATCCTGGCCCACGATACTTTAAATATTATTTAGAATATGTTGAGCAATTAAACCGCGGAAAAGATCAAAAAGACAAAGTATTAGCAAAGTTAACAACAGCAAAAAGTTATGCTCAAGAACAACAAATTTCTAAAATTAATCGACAATTTACAGCAGAAGTTGCAGCTGCTTTAACAGCAGCCTTAAGTGGACATGAGCGTTATCAAATTGCAACATATACAGTGCAAGGGACTTATCAAATTGATGTTACGGTATATGATCAGAAAAAAGACCATTATGTATTAGGGATTATTTGTGATGATTTAACATATCCAATTGGAGTTGAACAAAAAGAATATGATTTTTATCGTCAAAAGTATTTAGTTGACCGCGGATGAAAAATTGAAGCAATTTTACATAGTAATTGGTTATTTAAAAATTACCAAGTAGATATTATTAATAGGATTGTACAAAAAATTATTGGTAAATAG